The Mauremys reevesii isolate NIE-2019 linkage group 7, ASM1616193v1, whole genome shotgun sequence genome includes the window AGCCCCAATGGAGGTTGTGGCCCCGGCAGTTCCAGGGGGCAGGATGATCCTGTGCGGATGGAGGTTGCCAGGTCTGCCTGGCTGTTCCCAGCTCCCGTCTGTGCCGCTGGCTCTGTGCCCGGGGAGAGGctggtggggtgtgggggctgagTTGCTGGCTTGCGGCATGCAGAGGGAGCCAAGGATGGGAGTGACGGGGCCAGGGAGAATTCCCTCCCCACATCACATGCCTCCTTGGCTCCAGCTGCTCCTGGGGGAGCAGGCGTGCCGAGCCCGGCGCTGGGCCGGGGATCAGGTCCCgctggggctgcaggaatggCACCGGGCAGAGACCACTCTGGCATTGACCCCGCAATCCAGGCAGGACGGCCTGCTGGGGCTCCCCACGCTGGCCAGGGCTGGATCCCACTGATGCTTGGCCCTGATAGGATGAATTACCTGGGTCTATCGGACACGtggccctgccaacccctgccctgggggtgCTGGGCGAGCCCAGGCTGGCCCTGGTTGAGCGGGCACCTGGCCGGGTTGTCGGTGGAGCTGGCGTGTGGGGTTGCTGACCCCACACGCCAGCTCCAgatggcagagggtgctggtatCAGTGTGGGAATGGGCAGAGGGCCCAGcccatcccatccccccagcgcccatggctggagggggcagaggggtctcTGGGAACGTGAGCCCCTGGGGCCGAATTGGGCCCTGAGAGCTCTCTGGGAGTGTTGGCCGGGCCAGTCCATGTGGGCAAAGCTCTGGCAGCCCCTCACCCAGGTATCGGGTACCGAGCGAAGAGCAAGGCACAGGATTTTCACCAGTCGGGGCAGGGGGTAGTTAAGTGGTTACTGACCCGGTGTCTGGAACCCACGAGCTTCTGAGCCAGACCAACAAGCCCTGCACGGACCCCCCAGCCTCCTTGTCCGTCCCAGaaccaccctggccctgcccaccagAGGAGCCAGGATGGGCCTGGCACCCCCTTGCCCCCCAATGCTGTGCAGATGCAAAGACCCCTCTTTGCCTAGTGGTGACCCACTGATCCCTACGAACGCcgcctgctgcctctgccctgagcctgTCCGGGGCGGTGGCCCGGCACCAGGAGTTTATAATGGAGCTGGGAGTCTCAGGTCCAGCCAGGCCCCAGACACGCTGGctccagggcaggcagggcagggtctGCCTCCCCTCCAAACTGGTCTGTCTCCGCCTGCTGCCAGACAGGGACCGGAGGGGCGGGCGCGCCCCACGCTGCCCTGCATTGCTCACATTCCTGTCGAATCCTGGCCcttgtgccccaccccagcctgtcGGCACCgaattgggggggtgggggggggttcgGACCGGCCAGAGCCTGGGCTGTGAGCTGGGCTCGCCAGTGACCCCTGCTGGACCCACAGCATCAGTGCGGTGTGAGGAGCAGTGCCTGGCCCTCTGGGGCTGCTGTGACGCCGGGGACTGGAAAGGGAACAAAAATCCCaaccgcagccccctgctattcccccccccccagctctgctggttccTCTCAGtgccaacccacagcccctgctagcccagccctgggctcccgctCTGGTGCTGCCGTCATGCCCCCAGTGTGCCATGGCTCAGCGCCCCCTCGGCCGAGGACTGTGCAGAGATGATGCCCGGCTCTGGGGCAGTTTGCAGGCTGAGGTTCCCCAAACACAGCTTGGTCCGTGAGCTCCAGGACCCGAGGCCAGCTGAGGAGACCTGTGTCCTTTGCCCCGGCGCAGAGCGGGCTCCTTCCGGGCCCCTCCCGGCTGCACCGCCGGCAGGGCTCAGAGCGCCAGGGCTGTGTGTAGGGGGGGTTGTGCCTAGCtggatgggcctgatcctgccggGGCCCAGCTGTGATATGTGCTGCTCGCTCTGTCCCGTGCCGAGCGCGGGGGGCTGCGGATCCCACTGACCTCTCCCCCCTCTCACTGTCTCTCCCACCAGGCTGTTCCTCTAAGTCATTCAAGCTGTACTCGCCAAAGGAGCCCCCCAACGGCAACGCCTTCCCCCCTTTCCACCCGGGCACCATGCTGGATCGAGATGTGGGGTGAGTGATGGCTGCGGGGCACGGAGCGGCGGGGCCGGTTCCAGCCGGGTTCAGGGCTGCCCCCGTCCTTCGAAGCAGCAGGGCGGATGTGGCACGGCCGGGACTGGGAAGGTTAGGAACACGCGGGCTGAGGTGCCAGGTGGCAGGCGGGGGGTTAATAGCCCCGAGAGGTGGAAGAACTGCCGGGAAGACCCAGTGATCCTTGGGGTCGCCTCGActcccctgggctctggggggagctgagggggctgAGCCGAAGGGCGGCGCCAGAGTGGGTTACTCCCCACAATGCAATGGGGCAGCCATTGGCACtcatgccccagcccctcctccctggctcccagctcctggtGTAAAGCAGCAGTGGGTCTGGGCAGGTCcgaccctccccttccccccgatGGGGGTCACACAGTGTGTTTGGGGTTCATCCTCGGGGTCCATTTGTTGCCCTGCCCCCGGCCGGGCCCGGGTTTCCCTCGCCGCACTCTGGCCAGACGGCTCCTGTGGCACCCGATCACTGGACCtgccagcccaggctgggggcagagcgccCCGGGCAGCCTGTCACTCGGGGGGCGGGGACCtgccagcccaggctgggggcagagagccCCGGGGAGCCTGtcacttggggggcagggacctgccagcccgggctgggggcagagcgccCCAGGCAGCCTGTCACTCGGGGGGCGGGGACCtgccagcccaggctgggggcagagagccCCGGGCAGCCTGTCACTCGGGGGGCGGGGACCtgccagcccaggctgggggcagagagccCCGGGCAGCCTGTcacttggggggcaggggctgtggtgaCAACACAGACTAGTTCCGAGGCTCCATGGGACCTGCCCTAACCGCCCGTCGGCGCCTCTCCCCGCAGACCTACCCCCATGTATCCACCGACGTACCTGGAGCCCGGGATAGGGTAAGAGCTTCTGCGCCGGGGGTCACTGCTCCCACCAGGGGGGCTCCTGTCTGGGCGGGTAACGTGGATGCGGGGTGGGGAGCATTGGggtgggccggggccggggcgggcagCGTGGGGCCGGGCCAAGGTGGGGAGCATGGGGGCAGGCTGGAGCCCGGGGTGGTCAGCGTGGGGGTAGGCTGAGGCAGGgagcgtggggctggggcgggagcaTGGGGTGGGCGGGCAGGCAGCGTGGggtgggctgaggcagggagcgTGGGGCCGGGGTGGGAGCGTGGGGTAGGCCGGGCAGGCAGCGTGGGGTGGGCTGAGGCAGGAGCGGGgcgggtggggagcctggggcaggCAGCGTGGGggtgggctgaggcagggagcaTGGGGCCAGGGGCGGGAGCGTGGGGCGGGCTGAGGTGGGGAGCATGGGGTGGGCCGGGGTAGGCAGTGTGGGGGTAGGCTGAGGCAGTGAgcgtggggccggggcggggagcgTGGGGGTGGGCTGAGGCGGGAGCATGGGGCCGGGCGGGAGCATGGGGTAGGCCGGGCAGGCAGTGTGGGGTAGGCCGAGGCAGGagcgtggggccggggccgggcaggcagtgTGGGGGTAGGCCGGGGCAGGGAGCGTGGGGCCGGGGCGGGCGTGGGGTAGGCCGAGGCAGTGAGCGTGGGGTCGGGGCAGGCAGCGTGGGGGTAGGCCGAGGCAGGGAgcgtggggccggggcggggagcgTGGGGGTGGGCCGGGGCAGGCAGTGTGGGGGTAGGCCGAGGCAGGGAgcgtggggccggggcggggagcgTGGGGTGGGCTGAGGCGGGAGCATGGGGATGGGCCGGGCGGGAGCgtgggggtgggctgggcaggcagtGTGGGGGTAGGCCGAGGCAGGAgcgtggggccgggcgggagcGTGGGGGTGGGCAGGCAGTGTGGGGTAGGCCGAGGCAGGagcgtggggccggggccggggcaggcagtggggggcagggagcgtggggccgggcgggagcGTGGGGGTAGGCCGAGGCAGTGAgcgtggggccggggcggggagcgTGGGGGTGGGCCGGGGCAGGCAGCGTGGGGGTAGGCCGAGGCAGGGAGCGTGGGGCCGAGGCAGGGAgcgtggggccggggcggggagcgTGGGGGTGGGCCGGGGCAGGCAGTGTGGGGGTGGGCCGGGGCAGGCAGTGTGGGGGTAGGCTGAGGCAGGGAGCGTGGGGCCGGGATCGGGCGGGGAGCGTGGGGGTGGGCTGAGGCGAGGCGCGCAGGGGCGGGCTGGGCATGGCTGGGCCCCACTGATTGGCCGTGCTGCGCTGGCTTGGCAGGAGGCACACGCCGTACGGGAACCAGACCGACTACAGGATATTCGAGCTGAACAAGCGGCTGCAGAACTGGACAGAGGTAtgcggcggggctggggcgggggctgggaccctgGGTGCTCCTGGGTAGCCTCACGCCCGCTCCCGGCCCCTCTGcgctggccctgctccctcctgctgggggctggctcagggtgGAGCGTTGCCTGCTGGGCTGTGGCCACGTTGGCAGAGCCCCTGCGAGTGACTGGCCAGGCCCCAGGGGCCCGTGGGCCTTACAGCTCCCTGTCTCAGCCCGGCCAGGATGGAGGGTCCCAGGCCCCCCGGCGGGGCagattctctcccctccccgtgaCCCCGCGCCGTCTCCCGCCCCCAGGAATGTGACAATCTCTGGTGGGACGCCTTCACCACGGAGTTCTTCGAGGACGACGCCATGCTAACGATCACCTTCTGCCTGGAGGATGGACCAAAGAGATACAGTGAGTGGCCGTGGGCCGGGCTCCCTGGGCACTGCTGGGACCCCGCCCCGACGAAGCTGGGGACGGGCTTACAGCCGATCTGCGATGCTGAGTGCTGCccgggtccctgggctgggggtccctgggctgggggccccGAGTGGCCGCACCGGGTCTGTGTCGAGCGCCtctggggctggttctgggcttggctctggggcagagctgagctCTGTGTCAGACCCTGATACCACGGTGACGGGCAGCTCCCCAGTCCTGTGGATGGGGGGTGAGGACCCTGCCTGTATGACCTCAGGGACAAAGCGGCAccagtggcggggagcccagggcggcTTCCTGCCACAGGGCCGTCTCGTCCTGCAGGCTGCCCGCCCCGCACctctcagggcagctccctgtgCCCCACGGCTGCCGTGTGAGCCGGGTTCCTCAGtgcctggctcctggcccattGCGCTGGAGGCCGGGGGTGGCAGGGCGATAGCCAGGGGCGCCTGGCCAGCCGGGGCTCCAGGGAAGCCGGGCGCTgactctcttcctccctctctcccctccccgctgcagCCATCGGCCGGACTCTGATTCCCCGTTACTTCCGCAGCATCTTTGAGGGGGGGGCCACGGAGCTGTACTACGTCCTCAAGCACCCCAAGGAATCCTTCCACAACAACTTCGTCTCGCTGGACTGCGACCAGTGCACCATGGTGACCCAGCACGGCAAGCCCATGTTCACGCAGGTACTGCAGGGCACCGCGGCGCTGCTGGCCCTCGGGAGACGATTAGCTGCCGAGTACTTACCAGTGCAGGAGGGTATCGGGGGTTCCTGGGAGCTGCCGAGGGACCAGCCTGGGCACCCCCTGTGTGGCTgtgcctgcccctgcctgcactgCAGCCCGAGGTGCTGGCAGGTCGGAGCGTGTTTGGGCGAAGGGGAGGCGGGCGCTGGTGCAAGGGGGGCCAGCAGCTGCCAGCCGCGTAGGCTCAGGGCACTGGAGTCTGTCTGGGGCCGCAGGCTGGCAGAGCGGGAGGCCTGTCTGCTGGCACCGTGGGTGCGCAGGCTTGAACGGCCCTCGCCGGGCGGGAGCCCAGGTGCGGTTTATccacggggagggggggcagcagaTCAGAGCCGGGAGGGGTCGAGGGAGCTCAGCCGGCTCTCGGGGCGTTTGGGTTTGACATCCTTCCCCCCCAGGTGTGCGTGGAGGGGCGGCTCTACCTGGAGTTCATGTTCGACGACATGATGAGGATAAAGACGTGGCACTTCAGCATCCGGCAGCATCGGGAGCTCATTCCCCGCAGCATCCTCGCCATGCACGTGAGTGCCTGGCTCTGTGCCGACGGCGTGCGGCTGAACCCAGGGCCTCAGCAGGGCTGCGGCATGGCCAGGCGCAGGAGTCCCTTGGGCCAGGGGGTGCGGCTGTCTCCTGGTAACACACACCGACACCCCGGGGCCGTGGGCGCGGGTGCTGTGACGCTGCTTGCTCAGCCGTCTCTTCCCCGTGCGACTCTGCCGGGGCCCAGGCTGGGCTGACTGGAGttcgggcggggcggggggctgggctgggctgtccgAGGGCCGTTCCCAGCCCAGCACGGCTGAGGTGTCCCTGTCCCCCGCTCTCTAGGCACAGGACCCCCAGATGCTGGACCAGCTGTCCAAGAACATCACCCGCTGCGGGCTGTCCAACTCCACCCTCAACTACCTCCGGGTACGTGTGTGCGGAGCGCAGGGGGGCTCTGTGGTTATCGCCCTGGGGGGCAGCGCTAGGACTCTGCCCTgcgaccccaggagtcctgcctggACAGCAAAGCCCCCAGCCGAGACGAGAGGGGGACCTGGGGGGGGTATTTATGCAAATATGGCAATGCATATTCATGAGCTGTGCGCATTGTAGGACACTGTCACGCCTACCAGGACCCCCCCAGTATTGGGTGGCCTGTAATTGCCCTGGGGGGTCCCACCCGCCTGGGGGGCAGTCCGGAGCCCATGACACAGCTCCTGCCTGGAGCCCGGCCCCTGTGGTGGGGGTCTGGCGGAGGGGAtacgtggggcagggcaggggggtgcgggtggggcacCGTGTGacgctgggtgtgtgggggggtctgtggCTGTGCctggggtcccggggggcgcTGGCTCGGACGCAGCGGTGGCATCGCGCCGTGCAGCTGATCCGgaccccccccctcgcccccccagctctgcgtgATCCTGGAGCCGATGCAGGAGCTGATGTCGCGGCACAAGACCTACAGCCTCAGCCCCCGCGACTGCCTCAAGACCTGCCTGTTCCAGAAGTGGCAGCGGATGGTGGCGCCGCCAGGTGAGACCCTGGGGCCCGTAgcacttgggggggaggggggccggtTCTGTCTGTGGCCCCCCCTTCTGTGCGTCCCTCCCCCTCGGCCTCCCCGTCTGGGGCTGAGTGCCATGGggcgcaggggctgggcagggttcctcggggtgaggctggggagccAGCAAAGGGGAGGAGTGAGGTCCCCCTCCCGCTCCAGCCCAGCCTGGttaacagccccccccccctcccccgcagccgaGCCGGCGCGGCAGCAGCCCAGCAAGCGCCGGAAACGGAAGATGTCGGGGGGCAGCACCATGAGCTCCAGCGGCGGCAACACGAACAACAGCAACAGCAAGAAGAAGAGTCCGGCCAGCACCTTCGCCCTGTCCAGTCAGGTACCTGTAAGCATCCCGTTTGCATTTCTcttccccgccccgccctgccgaGCCGCCCCCGGAGCCCTCGCCCAGGCCGGGCCCAGAGagccccggctccggctccggctccagctccaGGGGGCTGAATGTGCAGGGACCGGCCGGGTCCTGGCCCCCCCGCATCAGGCCTGAGCTGGGGGACGCGCTGAGCAGAGCTCCCGTCCTGCCGTACCCTGCCGGGGCCACGTGGGatcccaggctgggcccaggccgGTCCTGCTGGTGCGCAGCAATTCCACTTTGCATGGGGATCCCGGCCTGCAGCGCAGCAGTGACCCGGGAGGGGGGCGGTCATATGGCCCAGCAGGTAACGCCCGGCATGGGACTGGGGGCttgggagaggggctgtggggggcccAGGGGAGCGGGCCGATGGCCGGGGCTGCCTCCGCCTCGATTATGTTTCGGGACCGTCTCCCCTCTCAGGATGTGATGGTGGTGGGCGAGCCCACGCTGATGGGGGGCGAGTTCGGGGACGAGGACGAGCGGCTCATCACCCGGCTGGAGAACACGCAGTTCGACGCCGCCAACGGCATCGACGACGAGGACAGCTTCAACAACTCGCCCGCACTGGGCGCCAACAGCCCCTGGAACAGCAAGCCGCCCTCCAGCCAGGAGAGCAAGTCAGAGAACCCCACGTCGCAGGCCTCCCAGTAACGCCCGCCCGGCCGACGCCGGCCAGGCCCACCCACCCGGACGGTTGCAAAGAAAAGGGACTGGGGAGCGGATCGGCGCTGCCTGGTACCAGGGCATGGGGCCCTCAGCCCTGccagccacccagccccagctctctGCACTCCTGCCTTCCCGTGGGGCCCCCCCCCTCTATCCCCCACGCAGGGCTGGGGCCATTGTAGCCACCCCCCAGCCCATGTTCCCCGGCCTGCCCTTGCCAAACGGGGGAGCccggccctggggagaggggggtctGCTTCCGTGGCTCCCGCCCATTACCACCTGACCCCCTCCTTTGATGGGGAAACCAGCAGCCGGCGAGGACCAGGGGTTGGGGCTCCCCGAGTTGCGGTACACTGAGGCAGGGCGCGATGGGGAGCGAAGTGAGTGCGTCGCTCCAGCCCCACAACCCACGAAGCGGCTGCTTCTCCCGTCCCCCTCTGAGCTGGCCAGGTGCAGCCTGCAAGCATCCCCTAC containing:
- the LDB1 gene encoding LIM domain-binding protein 1 isoform X1; this encodes MLDRDVGPTPMYPPTYLEPGIGRHTPYGNQTDYRIFELNKRLQNWTEECDNLWWDAFTTEFFEDDAMLTITFCLEDGPKRYTIGRTLIPRYFRSIFEGGATELYYVLKHPKESFHNNFVSLDCDQCTMVTQHGKPMFTQVCVEGRLYLEFMFDDMMRIKTWHFSIRQHRELIPRSILAMHAQDPQMLDQLSKNITRCGLSNSTLNYLRLCVILEPMQELMSRHKTYSLSPRDCLKTCLFQKWQRMVAPPAEPARQQPSKRRKRKMSGGSTMSSSGGNTNNSNSKKKSPASTFALSSQVPDVMVVGEPTLMGGEFGDEDERLITRLENTQFDAANGIDDEDSFNNSPALGANSPWNSKPPSSQESKSENPTSQASQ
- the LDB1 gene encoding LIM domain-binding protein 1 isoform X2; protein product: MLDRDVGPTPMYPPTYLEPGIGRHTPYGNQTDYRIFELNKRLQNWTEECDNLWWDAFTTEFFEDDAMLTITFCLEDGPKRYTIGRTLIPRYFRSIFEGGATELYYVLKHPKESFHNNFVSLDCDQCTMVTQHGKPMFTQVCVEGRLYLEFMFDDMMRIKTWHFSIRQHRELIPRSILAMHAQDPQMLDQLSKNITRCGLSNSTLNYLRLCVILEPMQELMSRHKTYSLSPRDCLKTCLFQKWQRMVAPPAEPARQQPSKRRKRKMSGGSTMSSSGGNTNNSNSKKKSPASTFALSSQDVMVVGEPTLMGGEFGDEDERLITRLENTQFDAANGIDDEDSFNNSPALGANSPWNSKPPSSQESKSENPTSQASQ
- the LDB1 gene encoding LIM domain-binding protein 1 isoform X3 gives rise to the protein MSVGCACPGCSSKSFKLYSPKEPPNGNAFPPFHPGTMLDRDVGPTPMYPPTYLEPGIGRHTPYGNQTDYRIFELNKRLQNWTEECDNLWWDAFTTEFFEDDAMLTITFCLEDGPKRYTIGRTLIPRYFRSIFEGGATELYYVLKHPKESFHNNFVSLDCDQCTMVTQHGKPMFTQVCVEGRLYLEFMFDDMMRIKTWHFSIRQHRELIPRSILAMHAQDPQMLDQLSKNITRCGLSNSTLNYLRLCVILEPMQELMSRHKTYSLSPRDCLKTCLFQKWQRMVAPPAEPARQQPSKRRKRKMSGGSTMSSSGGNTNNSNSKKKSPASTFALSSQVPDVMVVGEPTLMGGEFGDEDERLITRLENTQFDAANGIDDEDSFNNSPALGANSPWNSKPPSSQESKSENPTSQASQ